The genomic interval CTCCACTGGCTCGCCGATGCGGTACATGGCCTCTGCCGAACGCGGCAGAGTCAACCCCCAGGCGCGACGGAACACGGCGTAGACAAAGCCAGAACAGTCGGTCCCTTCGGGCGAGGAGCCGCCCCACACGTACGGGGCATTGAGAAAGGCCTTGATCTCTTCTGCCAAGGCGACGATCTGCTCGTCGGTCAATCCGGTCCAGGTGCGCCGCCGCTGACGGGAAGGCATTGCTTGCCCCGGCTCACCCATAGACTCCGGGCCATGGTTACGGTCAACTGCAACGGCAGCATCAGCTGCCGGATACTCCCTACCAGGCCTTTCTCGCTCATTGCCTCCGCCTAAGGTGCGAGGCGTTGGTTCCATATAACTGCAGCCACCCAAGACCAGCAAAGCCATCCAGACGATTGACCGAAACCTCATCCTCCCTCCACTACCGGCAGCGTGAAGTGTGCATGGGGGAGCACCGCCATTTTCGCCCCAGACGGCAGTTCGGACAGGGCCTGTTCCACCGCCACCTGCACTGCGGGCTGCACGCGAACGCCCATGGCCGACCCGGCATCTGGCTCGAGCATCCCCACCACCGTCACCCTGATACGGCGCAGTAGCTCGCGCAAACCGAGGGCGGTAGTGCCAAAAGAACGATACTCCTTGCGCAGCTTGCTGGCCAGCTCGTGCGGCGTAACCGCGAAAAAGTCCAAGAAATACTCGCAGCCGAGACCTGCGCGGCACTCGGCGATCAAGAGGAGGTGGCCACCGTCGCTGACCAGCAGCGAAGCATTGCGCATGGCGCGGAAGGTCTTGACAAAGTCGTCGTCAAAGGGCGATCCCCCGCAGCTGGCAATGACCAATGGCACGCGTTCGGCCACACGCACTTTGTAGAAGCTGTCCGCCAGTTGGCGGGCCTTCTCCCAACTCGGGGCCAATGCGCCTGCGCACGCCTGCCGCACCCTGCCCTGCGCGTCCACAATCAAGTGCAGGGCAAAGTCCACCTGCACAAACTTCATCGAGTCCAGAATGTCCTGGTAAATGGGGTTGCCCGCCGCAACGCCCGGTGCGCAGGTGTCCGCCAGCCCTCCTCGCGTCACATCTATCCCCAATGCGTGGCACCTGAGCACAGTCTCCAAGCCGGCGCACCCAGGGTTCAGCAGCTTTGGCCCGCCCGCATAGCCTGTGAGCGGGTGGTGGCTGGTGCCTCCGGCCAGGAGCAGTCGCTCCGCCTTCACCACGTACTTGTGCAGCCATACCGGCGTGCCATTGACCGTTTCCCCAAGATGAACGAGCTCCGAGGCCTGGCGGCAGTCGTGGTCAATAGTGCGCACACGGCGGTAGATCTCCGGACCGACCACCTCCTGCCGCTCAGCGTCGGTCTGCGTCCCATGGCTCCCTGTGGCAAATAGGATGGTAATATCTCGATCGTGAATGCCCTTGCGGTTGAGGAGATCAATCAGCAAGGGGAGGAAGACACGCGCGCCGCAGCGCCGAGAGGCATCCGGGATGACGATCGTCGTCCGTTCTCCGCGCCGCACCAGCCGTTCCAGGGGAGGCGCGCCCAACGGTTTGCTCAGCGCAGCATTGATGATCTCCTCTTCGGCAACAGGCAAATCGTCCCCAATATCCACCACCGCCAGCACCCGCTCATCCGGGAGGTCTATTGTCAGGAATGAACGTCCATAGGCCAGTCTCAGCTGCATGACTCCTGCCAGGTTAGTCGCACCGGCCAATTAGGCCATAGAAAATAGCGGAAAAAATCCTCATTGTCAACCGGTTTTTGGCGTGCCCCATCGGCAGCAAAGGGCTTGCTTGTTTCGCGGTTTTTGCCTACTTTTGCACAGAGTCTCGGTGAGCCGGATGTGCGCCCGTCACGACCCAGGGTGAGGGACTTGTGATTGCACTTGTGGCGCTGGCTGCGCTGCTTGTCTACGCCGCCATGGGCGGTCGCCTGGTGCTTGGCTTGCGCGCGTTGCGTTCGGAGGTCCATGCCGGCCGTCCACGCGTGTCCGTGGTCTGTGCTGCCAGAAATGAGGCGCATAACCTCGACGAGTTGCTCTCCTGCCTCATTGCGCAGACCTACCCGCCGGAGCAGCTGGAGGTGGTGATAGCCGACGATCGCTCCAGTGACGGAACTGCGGCGCTTCTGGCCCGCTGGTGCGCCGCTCACCCGTACGTCAAAGCGGTGCGCGTGGAGGAGCTCCGACCAGGAATCGGCGCCAAGAAGAACGCCCTGGCCCGCGGCATTGCCGCTGCACGTGGCGAGCTCCTCTTGTTCACCGACGCGGACTGCCGACCTTCACCCCGCTGGGTCGAGGAGATGGTCGGGCATTTTGCCCCCGAGGTGGGTTTGGTTGCCGGCTTTGCCCCATTACTGGGCAAGGGCGTGCTGGCAGCCGTCGTGGCGGTGGACACGCTATCCTCGGCGCTCGTCGCTGCCGGAGGAATCGGCCTGGGCCGGCCCATGACCTGTACCGGGCGCAATCTTGCCATCCGCCGCCAGGCATTCGCCGAGGTCGAGGGCTACCAAAGGTTCATGCACGCCGTGTCTGGCGACGACGAC from Calditrichota bacterium carries:
- the larA gene encoding nickel-dependent lactate racemase; amino-acid sequence: MQLRLAYGRSFLTIDLPDERVLAVVDIGDDLPVAEEEIINAALSKPLGAPPLERLVRRGERTTIVIPDASRRCGARVFLPLLIDLLNRKGIHDRDITILFATGSHGTQTDAERQEVVGPEIYRRVRTIDHDCRQASELVHLGETVNGTPVWLHKYVVKAERLLLAGGTSHHPLTGYAGGPKLLNPGCAGLETVLRCHALGIDVTRGGLADTCAPGVAAGNPIYQDILDSMKFVQVDFALHLIVDAQGRVRQACAGALAPSWEKARQLADSFYKVRVAERVPLVIASCGGSPFDDDFVKTFRAMRNASLLVSDGGHLLLIAECRAGLGCEYFLDFFAVTPHELASKLRKEYRSFGTTALGLRELLRRIRVTVVGMLEPDAGSAMGVRVQPAVQVAVEQALSELPSGAKMAVLPHAHFTLPVVEGG
- a CDS encoding C40 family peptidase, with product MRFRSIVWMALLVLGGCSYMEPTPRTLGGGNERERPGREYPAADAAVAVDRNHGPESMGEPGQAMPSRQRRRTWTGLTDEQIVALAEEIKAFLNAPYVWGGSSPEGTDCSGFVYAVFRRAWGLTLPRSAEAMYRIGEPVERDSLRFSDLVFFEAAGVGEVTHVGIYVAKGLFVHASPTRGVVISGLDEAYYRQHYVGARRLVGYVVR
- a CDS encoding glycosyltransferase yields the protein MIALVALAALLVYAAMGGRLVLGLRALRSEVHAGRPRVSVVCAARNEAHNLDELLSCLIAQTYPPEQLEVVIADDRSSDGTAALLARWCAAHPYVKAVRVEELRPGIGAKKNALARGIAAARGELLLFTDADCRPSPRWVEEMVGHFAPEVGLVAGFAPLLGKGVLAAVVAVDTLSSALVAAGGIGLGRPMTCTGRNLAIRRQAFAEVEGYQRFMHAVSGDDDLLLHQVSQRSSWQVRYAISPATFVPSAAPRTLRQLLAQRRRHLSAGRHYPGAVKARYALFHLCNLCLFVAPVWAALAGSWLLLCSLFLCAKVAVDLGALRVAGCTFRQRFSWWAFCLWEIYFLLTNVLLGPLSWLGRIRWRE